The Neobacillus sp. PS3-34 genome has a window encoding:
- a CDS encoding DUF4288 domain-containing protein, which yields MSKEWEWYAVKVLYECNISGNPSPETIDEKYSNTHKTFEESIILIKAPFFEQAYVNAEMEAKKAEMDYLNPYDEMVEWKFVESIDCFNLFDEKLQSGTELYSRYLRVPKNISNEKIISHYYPETVVEEEVDYNFILRNKDINLRPNSN from the coding sequence ATGTCCAAGGAATGGGAATGGTATGCAGTAAAGGTACTGTATGAATGCAACATATCAGGAAACCCTTCTCCAGAAACAATTGATGAAAAATACTCCAATACACATAAGACATTTGAGGAAAGCATTATACTTATTAAGGCACCTTTTTTTGAACAGGCTTATGTAAATGCAGAAATGGAAGCAAAAAAGGCAGAAATGGATTACTTAAATCCATATGATGAAATGGTTGAATGGAAATTTGTAGAGTCGATAGATTGTTTTAATTTATTTGATGAAAAACTTCAATCAGGTACAGAATTGTATTCAAGATATTTGCGAGTACCAAAAAATATATCTAATGAAAAAATAATTTCACATTACTATCCAGAAACGGTCGTGGAAGAAGAAGTTGACTATAACTTTATTCTAAGAAATAAGGACATTAACTTAAGACCAAATTCAAATTAA
- a CDS encoding ribose-phosphate diphosphokinase: MTYQLNKRFKMFALNSNRELSSEMAKLLGCELGKSSIKRFSDGEVQIHIEESVRGSDVYLVQSTSQPNNEHIMELLIMIDAMKRASAQNINIVMPYYSYARQDRKARSREPITAKLIANLLETAGATRLLTMDFHSPQLQGFFDIPVDHLIGIPILSDYFAKKGLEDIVVVAPHNGGVVRARKMASRLDAPIALIDRRNPESNVSEVLNIIGNIEGKNAIIIDGLVDTGSNITLSANALIEKGAKSVYACCTHPVLSGPAISRIESSPIKELVVTNTIDLPKEKLIDKITVLSVAPLLVEAIDRIHNQKAVSPLFE, encoded by the coding sequence GTGACTTATCAACTTAATAAGCGTTTTAAAATGTTTGCATTAAATTCTAATCGCGAGCTGTCAAGCGAGATGGCAAAACTTTTGGGTTGTGAGCTAGGGAAAAGCTCAATCAAGCGTTTTAGTGATGGGGAAGTCCAAATTCATATAGAAGAAAGTGTGCGGGGAAGTGATGTTTATTTAGTTCAATCCACATCGCAGCCAAACAATGAACATATTATGGAGCTTCTCATCATGATTGATGCCATGAAAAGAGCTTCAGCTCAAAACATTAACATTGTTATGCCTTATTACAGCTATGCACGCCAGGACCGTAAAGCTAGGTCTAGGGAGCCGATTACTGCAAAACTAATTGCCAACCTTTTAGAAACAGCTGGGGCAACCAGGCTGCTTACAATGGACTTTCATTCTCCACAATTACAGGGCTTTTTTGACATCCCAGTGGATCACCTAATTGGTATTCCAATTCTTTCAGATTATTTTGCCAAAAAAGGATTAGAAGACATTGTAGTTGTTGCACCGCATAATGGTGGTGTAGTTAGAGCAAGAAAAATGGCCAGCAGATTAGATGCTCCAATTGCTTTAATTGATAGAAGAAACCCTGAATCAAATGTTTCTGAAGTTTTGAATATTATCGGAAATATTGAAGGGAAAAATGCCATTATTATTGATGGTTTAGTTGATACGGGCTCGAATATTACTTTATCAGCGAATGCTTTAATTGAGAAGGGAGCAAAATCGGTATATGCTTGCTGTACCCATCCAGTGCTCTCTGGACCAGCTATTAGCAGAATAGAATCGTCCCCCATTAAAGAATTAGTTGTAACTAACACTATAGACCTACCAAAAGAAAAGTTGATCGATAAAATTACGGTTTTATCAGTTGCGCCATTGCTTGTAGAGGCGATTGATCGTATTCACAATCAAAAAGCAGTAAGTCCTTTATTTGAATAA
- a CDS encoding amino acid ABC transporter ATP-binding protein: MSMITVRNLKKSFGSVEVLKDINAEVKEQEVVCVIGPSGSGKSTFLRCLNRLEEISGGEVVINGHHITDQKININSVRQEVGMVFQQFNLFPHKTVLGNIMLAPLKVRSAEKAEAEKRAYELLDKVGLREKANSYPGELSGGQKQRVAIARALAMNPKIMLFDEPTSALDPEMVGDVLEVMKQLAREGMTMVVVTHEMGFAREVGDRVLFMDGGYIVEENKPDELFGNPQHERTKAFLSKVL, from the coding sequence ATGAGTATGATTACTGTAAGAAATCTGAAGAAATCTTTTGGCAGCGTAGAGGTGTTAAAGGATATTAATGCAGAAGTGAAGGAACAAGAAGTAGTCTGTGTCATTGGCCCGTCCGGTTCAGGAAAAAGTACATTCCTGCGCTGTTTAAACCGCCTGGAGGAAATTTCAGGTGGGGAAGTCGTCATAAATGGCCACCATATCACTGATCAGAAAATCAATATAAACAGTGTTAGGCAAGAGGTTGGAATGGTTTTTCAGCAATTCAATCTCTTCCCTCACAAAACCGTTTTAGGAAATATTATGCTTGCACCATTAAAGGTCCGCTCTGCAGAAAAAGCAGAAGCAGAAAAAAGAGCGTATGAGCTTTTGGATAAAGTAGGTTTACGGGAAAAAGCAAACAGCTATCCTGGCGAACTATCAGGTGGACAAAAACAGCGTGTCGCCATCGCAAGAGCACTGGCAATGAACCCGAAAATCATGCTATTTGACGAGCCAACTTCTGCACTAGATCCGGAAATGGTTGGAGATGTCTTGGAGGTCATGAAACAGCTTGCCCGGGAAGGGATGACCATGGTCGTCGTAACCCATGAAATGGGCTTTGCAAGAGAAGTGGGAGACAGGGTTTTATTTATGGACGGCGGATATATTGTGGAAGAGAATAAACCAGATGAACTATTTGGCAATCCCCAGCATGAACGTACCAAAGCTTTTTTAAGCAAGGTGCTCTAA
- a CDS encoding amino acid ABC transporter permease, whose translation MDIILSALPILLKGLQVTIYIFVIAIILGFIIGLLVALMRLAPIKILNGIAMTYVNAIRGTPFIVQLFFIYFGVNSLHLISLNSTTAGIITVAINAGAYFAEIIRAGIQSIDKGQTEAARSLGLTGSQAMRYIILPQAFRRMLPTITNQSIISLKDTSLLSVIGIADLTQQGQIQASATFEAFKIWLIVGIIYFIIIYLISIFASFIERRFELR comes from the coding sequence GTGGATATTATACTTTCAGCTTTACCTATTTTGCTAAAAGGACTTCAAGTAACAATCTATATTTTTGTAATTGCCATAATTCTAGGTTTTATCATTGGTTTATTGGTAGCTTTGATGCGATTAGCCCCAATTAAAATTCTAAACGGAATTGCAATGACTTATGTGAATGCAATAAGAGGTACGCCTTTTATTGTTCAGTTATTCTTTATCTACTTTGGCGTAAATTCCTTACATTTGATTTCTTTAAACAGTACAACGGCAGGGATCATAACAGTTGCCATCAATGCAGGTGCCTATTTTGCCGAAATTATAAGGGCTGGTATTCAATCGATTGATAAAGGCCAAACCGAAGCGGCAAGATCTCTTGGCCTTACAGGTTCTCAAGCAATGAGATATATCATCCTGCCACAGGCATTCAGGCGAATGCTCCCTACCATTACGAACCAATCAATCATTAGCTTAAAAGATACGTCGCTTTTATCGGTAATAGGTATTGCCGATTTAACTCAGCAAGGGCAGATCCAGGCCTCTGCAACGTTCGAGGCATTCAAGATCTGGCTGATAGTCGGTATTATTTACTTTATTATCATTTACTTAATTTCCATTTTTGCCAGCTTCATTGAAAGGAGATTTGAACTGCGATGA
- a CDS encoding transporter substrate-binding domain-containing protein yields the protein MKKIGLFSLLMLLTIFIAACGNSDSAGDKNKVYNVGVDTTYPPFEFKEGNEYKGIDIDLINAIAKNQGFKIKLSPMDFGGIIPAMQANQLDVAIAGMSITDERKKVVDFSKPYFDAGLTVVVKKDNTTTKSVDDLKGKTVAVKKGTTGAKYAQDNASKLGIKVVQFNDSPAMFQEVANGNADALIEDYPVISYAIAKKDLGLKIVGDRLNGDQYGIAVLKGQNKDLMKKINKGLTELKKDGTYDKIIKSYLGK from the coding sequence ATGAAAAAAATTGGCTTGTTTAGTTTGTTGATGCTTCTTACTATTTTTATCGCTGCTTGTGGAAACAGTGATTCAGCGGGTGATAAAAACAAGGTATATAATGTCGGAGTGGACACAACGTATCCTCCGTTCGAGTTTAAAGAAGGCAACGAATATAAAGGAATCGATATTGATTTAATCAATGCGATTGCAAAGAATCAGGGCTTCAAAATTAAACTCTCTCCAATGGATTTCGGCGGAATCATCCCGGCAATGCAAGCCAATCAGCTTGACGTAGCAATAGCAGGTATGAGTATTACAGATGAAAGAAAAAAGGTAGTCGACTTTTCAAAGCCATATTTTGATGCAGGATTAACTGTGGTTGTTAAAAAGGATAATACAACGACTAAATCAGTTGATGACCTTAAAGGAAAAACGGTAGCAGTTAAAAAAGGGACAACTGGAGCTAAATACGCGCAGGATAATGCGTCTAAACTCGGAATTAAAGTTGTTCAATTCAACGATAGCCCAGCCATGTTCCAGGAAGTAGCTAACGGAAATGCGGATGCTCTAATTGAAGATTATCCGGTCATCTCCTATGCGATCGCGAAAAAAGACCTTGGCTTAAAAATCGTCGGTGACCGCTTGAATGGAGATCAGTATGGAATTGCCGTATTAAAAGGCCAAAACAAGGATTTAATGAAAAAAATTAATAAAGGTTTAACAGAGTTAAAGAAAGATGGAACTTACGACAAAATCATCAAATCATATCTTGGTAAATAA